The Triticum urartu cultivar G1812 chromosome 5, Tu2.1, whole genome shotgun sequence genome contains the following window.
ACACCACTGCATCCCAGGACGAACTATAGGTGTCACTTGCAAATCCTCCTAGCCAGTGGATTACATCCATGAACTTTGGCAAACGCCTACGCAACACCTCTTTGATCTTTGACACTCCATCCTCAATTTCTCTTATGTCTTGGCTTTTCTGTAATATACTTTAGGATTTCAAGAAATAACAGAGATTGGAAATAAAAGCATTCGGATCATCAGGAAATCATCTACCGGAGATGTACAAGAGTTGGTCTTTTTAGTGTGGTAGGGTTGGAAATAAAACTCGACACTTGCGGGCTAAAATTAATAGCTCATAGTTTGGCTTTACTGGGCCGGAACTTGTTGAGTAACCTAAGTTTTATCAAGGCTCGCTAACTGATTGAGTTGAGTTGTGGAGTGAGACATGTACCCTTTGGCTATAAACTGTTGATTGCTATTTTTCATGGAGAAAAAAGATATGTTCGTAAATATATGCGTTAGATTGTTGCATATATTATATATGGCTATACTTTGTTGTTCACAATTATAATGAGTTAATGAATCAAGACGAGTCGAACCATGTTTGAATCTAAGTTCAATATTTTAGTGAGTCGAGCCTAGCTAACTCATTATCTTAACAAGAAGTAACGAGTCGAGCAGAGCCAATTCGGCTTGGCTTAAATTCCAGCCCTGGGCATGGCTCAGGCGTCTCACACATGTCACCATGTCATTTTCGATTTGTCAATACCTATGAGACCAAAGTGGAATTATTTTGTGGGACTAGTCCCATGTAGAGTTTTAATATGTTTTAATATGCACGACTGTACTCTAACCACATCACATCCAAGTTTACCCTATTACATGGAAGGATGCCACAAAATGTAAAAGCCATGCTATGTATAGTTGTGATAGGCTAGGGCATGAAGCCAATTTTGATCAACGATGTTGTAGTAAAAAAACAAATGATGATGTAAATCAACTTTGCAATTGCAAGAGAAATAAAAAGGCAATGCAGTTAAGTTGTTTGGTTTCATTGCATAGTTGTTCACAAGTTAGCTATTTTTGCGGCGTGCATGAAAACTTGAAAAGTTACTATGAAAATGAGTTAGCTTGTTCATATGATTAGATAATGATTCGGCTGAAATATACATTGTTTAGTGATTTTTAAAGAATGCTCATATCATTACAAAAAAATCATCACATTACGAAATGTTCATACAATGTACAAAATGTGTTCACGTAATTCTAGAAAAATTGTTTGTACCTTTCAAAAATATTGGTCATGAcattttcaaaaatgttcataaCACTTAAAAATGTTCGCATggtttaaaaaatgttcatgaaatttATGAATAAATTCGTCCTGTATTCAGAAAACATTCAATgtgcatttgaaaaatgttcaacatgtattCGAAAAATATTGAATGTGTAACTAAAATATGTTCAACTTATATTTAAAAAAAGTcgacatgtatttgaaaaatagAAAAAAGCAAAAGAAAACCAATAATAAGAACAAAATATAGAAAAAGGAAAAACCGGTCGGAACCTTCATAAAACCTCACGTTATTGGGCCGGCCACGGCGGGAGCGCCGGAGACAAGTGAGATTTAGCATTTGGGGTTCAAGACAGAATCTCACATTGCCAAGCCCGGGAGCCCGCACCCTGTCAGGACTCAAGACACAGCCGtcgcccctcgtcgccggcgctcCACCGACTAGCCGCCATGGCGCCCGCCAAGTGGTACCGTGCTCGCGcctctccccctcccccctcTCTTCCCACGGCGCCCAGCCGCTGGCTCACCCCGTCTCCGCGTTTCCCCGGCGCAGGCTGATGCACTGGCACCCGAACCCTGGGGTGACGCTCAACACCCAGATCCTGTCGGAGGCCTGCGGCTGCGCGGAGTCCCTCGGCGGCACCAAGGACGGCCGCTGGAAGACCTCCATCATCTTCTACCGCCCGATGACGCGGGACGGCCCGGGCGGGGCGCAGCAGAACCTGCCCCCCGACGTGCCCCGCGAGCTCCTCGGCGTCGCGCTCCACGAGCGCCCCGGGCTCTACTTCTCCATCCTCCGGAACCAGCGCCTCGTCCTGCAGGCGGACGCCGCCTTCTCCCAGGTCATGGAGAAGCTCCAGTCCTTCAAGGCCCGCGTCAACCTCAACTTCGAGGTCACCTTGTTTCCTTCCCCGCCCTTCCGATTTCTTCTTTGATGTCACACCTAAGGATTTAGGTTTGTAAAATCTATTTTCTTTGTTTAATTGAACCAGTGGCGATTAAATTGTTGAACCTCAGGCTAATTCTTTCAAGGAATTCACACTACCTAATTACAAAAGGCGGGAATGAAACTACCCCATTGTTGAACCAGTCCTTAAATCCATTTTCTGTATAGATCTAAACCAATTGCATGGTTTCACATCTTTCAAGCGAACAACAGTGACAAAATAGACCATCTACCAGCTTCCAGTTCGACTTCTAATTTCA
Protein-coding sequences here:
- the LOC125509265 gene encoding mediator of RNA polymerase II transcription subunit 20a-like, giving the protein MAPAKWLMHWHPNPGVTLNTQILSEACGCAESLGGTKDGRWKTSIIFYRPMTRDGPGGAQQNLPPDVPRELLGVALHERPGLYFSILRNQRLVLQADAAFSQVMEKLQSFKARVNLNFEGFQYQLGDFCLRIGKCVPNNTETLRGIMMEVEYYPLSSIEKSRAIMVDFFDIWQETLAKKSLPGRFIHVESNFAEYGLSDHYSFQHTAVQYATCLQQLMAAVRA